From the Thermodesulfovibrio thiophilus DSM 17215 genome, one window contains:
- a CDS encoding ATP-binding protein, with protein sequence MKIFQKSLSTGIFLKFVEHFLEPLVIFESETFDILYANQNAYNLFGEQLDLSRVFEKNEYMNFINLIKDCQGLEYSGTINFIKPDGARGLLFFDIFPILYEDYRVTFCRFRDITEELTKKGDIKENKAQLIFKNKVRAFNLITSSVAHEINNICNVMLNNLQLTYNAWQDIFSIIKEYEEEYGEFMIGGISSQEFDKIMPRLILAVSDGANRIRETFEEFKKHVQNGVTSENTMVDINEVVRRVVLILSHTIFLHTENFSMQLQDNLPKINGNVQKLEQVVINLLMNALQSLPDRKKAVSILTSFQSDKKRIYLEIKDEGRGISEEDMQHIYKPFFSTKHASGGTGLGLYLSRAIVEEHNGDIIIESEKAAGTQVKVYLPV encoded by the coding sequence ATGAAAATATTTCAAAAAAGCCTTTCAACCGGGATTTTTTTAAAATTTGTTGAACATTTTCTTGAGCCTTTAGTTATTTTTGAATCTGAAACCTTTGATATTTTATATGCTAATCAGAATGCGTATAACCTTTTTGGAGAACAGCTGGATTTATCAAGAGTTTTTGAAAAAAATGAATATATGAATTTTATCAACCTGATAAAAGATTGTCAGGGACTTGAGTATTCTGGAACAATTAATTTTATAAAACCTGATGGTGCAAGAGGGTTGCTTTTTTTTGATATTTTTCCCATTTTATATGAAGACTACAGGGTTACATTTTGCAGATTCAGAGACATAACAGAAGAACTGACAAAAAAAGGGGACATAAAGGAAAATAAAGCACAGCTTATTTTTAAAAATAAAGTGAGGGCGTTTAATTTAATAACTTCAAGTGTGGCTCATGAGATAAATAATATCTGTAATGTTATGCTGAACAATCTTCAGCTTACCTACAATGCCTGGCAGGATATTTTTTCAATAATTAAAGAATACGAGGAAGAATATGGTGAATTTATGATTGGAGGTATATCTTCTCAGGAATTTGATAAAATAATGCCCCGGCTGATTCTGGCTGTTAGTGATGGAGCTAACAGAATCAGAGAAACATTTGAAGAGTTTAAAAAACATGTTCAGAATGGAGTAACCTCTGAAAATACTATGGTTGATATAAATGAAGTTGTAAGAAGAGTTGTGTTGATACTGAGTCATACTATTTTTCTTCATACTGAAAATTTTTCAATGCAACTTCAGGATAATTTGCCAAAGATAAATGGTAATGTTCAAAAACTTGAGCAGGTGGTTATTAATTTATTAATGAATGCCTTACAATCCCTTCCAGATAGAAAAAAAGCTGTGTCAATTTTAACTTCGTTTCAGTCGGATAAAAAGAGAATATATCTGGAAATAAAAGATGAAGGCAGAGGAATTTCAGAAGAAGACATGCAGCATATATATAAACCTTTTTTTTCTACAAAACATGCATCAGGCGGAACAGGGCTTGGGCTGTATCTTTCCAGAGCAATAGTTGAAGAGCATAATGGAGATATTATAATTGAATCAGAAAAAGCAGCAGGTACTCAGGTTAAAGTTTATTTACCTGTATGA